The Leptospira saintgironsiae genome contains the following window.
GAGTCATCCAGAGGAATTTTATCTAAATCTAATTCGATGCCTCTTCTTTCTCTTACAAGTTTGATCGCATAGTTTAGGGTCGTTAAGTTTTTGAGACCCAAGATATCCATCTTGATAAGGCCGACGGATTCCAAATTGTTTTTTTCATACTGAGTTACGATTGAACGGACGCCTGGTTTGTCCTTCTCAGCAACTGTGGAAAGCGGAACCACTTCTTCTAGAGGGAAGGGAGAAATTACTACACCCGCGGCATGGCGCCCCGGCTGCCTATGGTTTCCTTCTAGACGTTTTGCGATCGCGAATATCTTTTTGTTTAAGTCGTCTTTTTCACTGGCTTGTTTTAAGTCACCGGACATAGCCAAAGCTTCGTCGATTGTGATACCAGGTTTGCTTGGACAATAACTTGTGAGTTTATTAGATTCTTCGTAAGGAAGATTCATCACTCGAGCAACGTCTTTGAGCGCAGCTTTAGCGCCTAAAGATCCGAATGTGATAATCTGACCGACTCTATCTTCTCCGTACTTTTGGCGGATATAATTGATTACTTCTTCTCGGCGTTCCACGCAGAAGTCGGTATCTATATCCGGCATGTCCTTTCTGTCCGGATTTAAAAATCTTTCGAAGAGTAGATTGAATTGTAAAGGTTCTACGTTCGTAATTCCAAGCGCATAAGCTACGATGGAGCCAGCTGCGGAACCCCTACCTGGACCTACTGGGATGCCGGTTTTTTTAGCGTAGTTAATATAATCCTGAACGATCAAGAAATAACCTGCAAAGTGCATGCTCTTGATCGTGTTTAGTTCGAATTCGACTCTTTCTTTGATCTCGGAAGTAACTTGGGGATAACGTTGGCGAATTCCTTCCCAAACCAGTTTTTCCATAAAACCGTATTCGTCGAAGCCATCGGGAACCTTAAATTCAGGTAGAAGATAATTTCCGAATTTTAATTTGAGATCTACTTTATCACGAACTTCTAATGTGGAGTAAAATGCCTGAGGAAGTTCAGGAAAGAGTGATTTCATCTCCGCAGGACTTTTAACGTAGAAGTGTTGGTTGAATCCAAACTCCATCTCGTCTTCGATGTTCTTTCTCATTCCAATACGAAGAAGAATATCCTGAGCCTCTTTATCGTCTTTTTTCAAGAAGTGAGAATCGTTTGTGACTACTAATTTGATCCCAGTCTTTTGAGCGAGATCATATACACCTTTTGCAACTATGTCTTGCTCTGGAATTCCATGATTCTGGATCTCTAAGTAGAAGTCTTCTTTATTGAAAATTTCGTTTAGTTTACCTGCAAGCTGGAAGGATTCAGGAGTTTTGCCTTCTAAAATTTTGCGGTTCACCTCTCCCGCGAGACAAGCGGTCAGACAGACAAGACCATCGCTATGTCTGTCAAGAAGGTCGTAGTCTATCCTTGCCTTCTTATAAAAGCCTTCGGTATAAGATTTACTCGCAAGCTTTATTAGATTTTTGTAACCTACTTCGTTTTTAGCGAGAAGGATGAGATGATATGCGTTTCCATCGGCAATCTTAAATTCTTCCGTTTCTGCTTTTCTGTTAGGAGAAACATAAAATTCGCAGCCGATAATGGGCTTAACCCCTGCTTTGGTCGCTTCGTTATAAAATTCTATGGCGCCGAACATGTTTCCATGGTCAGTCATTGCCACAGAGCTCATACCAAGCTCCTTAACATGCTGCATTAGCTCTTTGATGCGGATCGCCCCGTCGAGCATTGAGTAAGTTGTGTGGAGATGAAGGTGGGCGAAGTCTTCCATACCAAGGGACATAATAGAAATTGGGTCCTACCTCCGTCAAGCGGAGTAGCCGGAAATCTTAAAAACCGGCTTGGGATTTCTGTATCGAAATGTCAGAATTTCCCGAAGCCTTTCTCCTGCGAATCATAATGGGAAAAAATAATAAAATCCACTTTTTCTAGAATGCCTCGAAGAGGCTATCCACTCCGGTCTAACACATCCATTTTAAAAGACCCTCTTGTAGTAGTTCCCACTACTTATGGATCTAAAAATATTCCAAAAATGAAAGAAAGCGGATGAAAGATTCCGAAATCTGCAAAGTAGAATGTATAATTTAGAAAATCGAAATAGACTTTAAAACCTATAAATTGTTTTTATTGCCTTCGCAAACAAAATGCAAAAAGAAAATTTAATCAGCCTAAGAATTGCCAGTCGTTCCGATTTAGAAGAACTTTCGGAATTATTTGACCTTTATCGTAAGTTTTACGGATTTCCTTCCAATCTTACAGGAGCTAAAAAGTTTTTGGAAGATAGACTTTTGCATAAGGATTCCGTTTTGATCGTTGCAGAAGGAGGGGGAAGTTTACTAGGTTTCGCACAACTTTATCCAATCTTCTCTTCTTTATCCATGAAAAGAGATTATATACTCAACGATTTGTATATTAGAGAAACTGAACGTAGAAAAGGAACTGCTAAAAAAATCCTAAAAGAAGCAGCGAATCATATAATAGAACATGGTGGCAAGGGAATGGGATTAGAAACTCATCCTGACAATCGTCATGCTAGGCATTTATATGAACGTTTTGGATTTAAATTAAACGAAGAATATTTGCACTATTATTGGGCGGTTCCTAAGGAGAAATAAATTCTCCCTAAGTAGATAAATCGCCTGATAGTTTTTCCTATCAGGCATGCTTTCTGAAAATCAACCTTTAGGAGGCAGAGGTCCTAATTTATCCAGTAACATCTGGTTCACTAAATTCGGATCTGCTTTTCCCTTAGAAACTTTCATCACGTATCCGACGATTGCGCCTAGAGCTCTGTCTTTACCGGATTTGTATTTTTGGACAGCGTCTTCGTTTGCAGCAATTGCTTCGTCTACGATCCTTTCGATCTCTTTATCGTCACGAACAACGATCAGATTTTTTTCGGTCACGATTGTTTCCGGATCTTTATCTGAATCGAGCATTTCTTCGAAGACAGTTTTACCGATCTTACCTGAAATTTTTCCGTCAGCGATCAGTTTTACCAAACCGCCGATTCTTTCCGGGCTTACTTTGAATTCGGAAATGGTAATACTTTCTTTATTAACAATTCCTAATACTTCGTCTTTTACCCAGTTGGAGGTCTTTTTTGCGTCTCCAGAAACTTTAAGAGCGCTTTCGTAATAGTCTGCGATTTCTCTTTCTGCGGTTAAAACTTCTGCATCGTATTTAGGAAGTCCTAGTTTTTCTACAAATCTGTCTCTTCTTGCATCAGGAAGTTCCGGAAGAGATTTGCGGATATCTTCGACCGTTTCTTTGGTAAGAATTACAGGAGGAAGGTCTGGATCTGGAAAATATCTATAGTCATGGCTCATCTCTTTGGTTCTCATTGTGAGAGTCACATTAGATGCTGAGTCCCAAAGTTTAGTTTGTTGAGGGAAAGTTTTTCCCTGAGTGTACATATCTCTTTGCCATTCGACTTCGTAATCGATAGCAGCTTTAACAGCTTTGAATGAGTTTAGGTTTTTGATCTCTACTCTTGTTCCAAATTTGTCAGAACCTTTAGGGCGAATAGAAACGTTTGCGTCACAGCGAAGTGAACCTTCTTCCATATTACAATCGGAGACTCTAATATATCTAAGAACTGATTTAAGAGCCAAAAGATAATAGTATGCTTCGTCGGAAGAACGCATATCAGGTTCTGAAACGATCTCTATCAGAGGAGTTCCTGCACGATTCAAGTCTACATAAGACTGAGGAATTTTAGGATCAGCAGAGTGTATTAATTTTCCGGCATCTTCTTCTATATGAATGCGTGTGAGGTTTACGAATCTAGGTTTATCTTCTCCCTTAACCGTAAAAAAGATTTTTCCACCTTCGCAGATCGGTCTGTCGAATTGTGAAATTTGGTAACCTTTTGGAAGGTCAGGATAAAAATAATTTTTTCTATCGAACTTAGTATGAAGAGTGATATTGGAACCGAATGCAAGGCCGGCCATGATTGCCTTAGTCAAAGCTTCTTCGTTTAAAACTGGCAAAGAACCTGGGAGTCCCAAACAAACTGAGGATACCTGGGAATTAGGAGGGGCTCCGAACTTGGAAGGGCTATCGGAGAAAACTTTGGAATCCGTGTTTAATTGAGCATGTACTTCCAAACCGATGATTACTTCGTATTCCATTAGGGCTCCCTTGCCTCAGTTCCGGAAGAACAGGAAATTTTTCCTTATTCTTGAAATTTTAGAGGCCTATGTAGTTATTCTTCTAAGAGGACCAGTACCGGCAACGGATTTTTGAATGAAACAAACTCTTTGTATAGCCAATCAAAAAGGGGGAGTGGGGAAAACCACTACATCCGTCCATCTTGCTGTCGGTCTTGCCAGGAAGGGAGAAAGGGTTTTACTCATAGACCTGGATGCCCAGAGCAACGCGACTTCTGTATTTTCGGAATCTTCTTCCAAAAATGGTAAGGACTCTTTTTTACTTTTTAGCGAGAAGGTCCCAATTCGCGAATTGATCATTCCTACCCGGACCCCGGGGTTGAGTTTGCTTCCGGCTTCTTCTAAACTTTCTCAAATAGATGTTTTACTTTCAGGAAAAATGGACGGATTTTTTGTTCTGAAGGAAGCCCTGGAAACTGTCTCAAATGATTTTGATTGGGTGGTGATCGATTGTCCTCCTAGTCTTTCTTTGATCACCATGAATGCGTTTGTCGCCGCGACTGGACTTATTGTTCCATTGCAGATCTCTAAGTTTTCTTTGGATGGGATAGAAGCGATTTTAGAAGCCAAAAATCATACAGTAAAAAGGTTTAACCCTGATCTGAAAATTTTGGGAGCATTATTGACCTTATTCCAACAAAGGACCACGATGTCTCAAACGGTGGTTCCTATGATTGAAGAACATCTTCGTTTATTCGAATCTAAAATTCCTCCTTCTGTCGCTGTAGAAGAAGCACATCTTTTGAACCAGTCTTTGTACGAATACCAACCCAAAAACAAAACGACCAAGGCCTACCAGCAATTCACAGACGAGGTCTACTCTTTTGGCGGGTAAGAAGGGCTTATTAAAAAAAGCGGCAGGAGCAGCCGTCAAAAAAACATTAGGAGGAGAAGTTTCTCAGCCTGAGGTTTCAGAATCTGTTTCTACAACGCAAGCTTCTTCTGAACCGTCTCGTTCTGTTCCTGAACAAAGTCCTAAGTCAGAGACTTATTCTGCTCCTTCTGAATCGCCCGAAAGCCGGGAAAAACAATTGCCCAAAAAAGAGCCCATTTTCAAGCTAAACAACGGTATGAGGATAGAAGAATACACACAAACGGGACTCCGCGATTCTAACGGAAATAAAAAATGGATCCGCATTCTCGGTGTCTTCTTGGTATTGATCTTTGTTTGGTGGCTCTGGCCTTCTAAACATGAGATCTATATGGACGTGGATAAGATGACTCCGGATAAAGTTTCCGGAATGGGTTCCGAGAAAGAATACCATTTCACTCACGGACAAGACTTTTTCATTTATTATAAAAGAGGTGGTTGGTTCTCTCCTGATAAGATCAAACTTACGATCTATAAAGTGGATGAATCCAAAGAAGAGATCAGCGTTCAAGAAAAAGAATTCAAACGCAGATTCGATAAATTCCAAACTTACTATGATGATTCTTTCTTCGACGACGAAGGTTCTTACGAAGCAGAGATCAAAGACGAGAATGGAGAAATTCTCGTGACTAAAAAATTCACCATCGATTAGATGAAATTTTCAAAATTTATAATATTCTTCATTTGCCAATTTGCGTTCTTTTGTGAATCCGCAGAAAAACCCCAAGGTCTCCCTGCGGGTGCAAAGTACGATAAAAACATGAACGCTTATATTCTGAATGAGCCTGGGCTCGCTAGAATATATTACGATAATGGAAAGTTATATTTCGAATGTCCCTTAGATGAAAATAAACTCTATCACGGACTATGTAAATCCTATCTCAGATCCGAAGAAGGTATCTCTTCTATTGGAAAATACGAACACGGCTCCAAGATTGGAGATTGGGTTTGGTATTTTGCGGACGGTAAACCATATATAAAACAAAAATTCGGAAGTCAGATCAAAGACGAATTCGCTCAAATTAATGGAGACGAAGGAAACGAAGAAGGTCCGTACGAGAGATATTACCCGGAAGGTTCTCTGGAAGTAAAAGGCAATTATAAGAACGGACAAAAATCCGACTTCTGGCAAAAATACTTCAAAGACGGAGAATTGGAATATTCAGGTTATTATTCCAAAGGAAGAAAGATCCGCACTTGGTTCTATTATTTCCCAAACAGACAAACAGAGTCTGTCGAAGTTTTTGATGAGAATGGTAACTTCTTATCCAGAACTATCTTTTCCCCTACTGGAAAAGTTCTCTGCGAAGTTCAGAAAAAAGAATCTCATTGCGGATAAACCTTAGTGGATCCTAAACATCTCAAACTGGAGAAGTTTGCGGCCTGGGGATTTATTATAATTACAATTTACTTAAGCGTTTATCTTACATTGAATCATTATGCAGGAGAAGGTCTTATA
Protein-coding sequences here:
- the dnaE gene encoding DNA polymerase III subunit alpha; protein product: MEDFAHLHLHTTYSMLDGAIRIKELMQHVKELGMSSVAMTDHGNMFGAIEFYNEATKAGVKPIIGCEFYVSPNRKAETEEFKIADGNAYHLILLAKNEVGYKNLIKLASKSYTEGFYKKARIDYDLLDRHSDGLVCLTACLAGEVNRKILEGKTPESFQLAGKLNEIFNKEDFYLEIQNHGIPEQDIVAKGVYDLAQKTGIKLVVTNDSHFLKKDDKEAQDILLRIGMRKNIEDEMEFGFNQHFYVKSPAEMKSLFPELPQAFYSTLEVRDKVDLKLKFGNYLLPEFKVPDGFDEYGFMEKLVWEGIRQRYPQVTSEIKERVEFELNTIKSMHFAGYFLIVQDYINYAKKTGIPVGPGRGSAAGSIVAYALGITNVEPLQFNLLFERFLNPDRKDMPDIDTDFCVERREEVINYIRQKYGEDRVGQIITFGSLGAKAALKDVARVMNLPYEESNKLTSYCPSKPGITIDEALAMSGDLKQASEKDDLNKKIFAIAKRLEGNHRQPGRHAAGVVISPFPLEEVVPLSTVAEKDKPGVRSIVTQYEKNNLESVGLIKMDILGLKNLTTLNYAIKLVRERRGIELDLDKIPLDDSNTYALLRKANTLGIFQLESTGITDLVARSQVSNFDEIVALIALYRPGPMESGMLEEYLERKSGKKPVTYPHSSTEVILKETFGLTVYQEQVMSISRVVGGYTMGESDMLRKAMAKKKKELMDPLRIKFIDGAQAQGHAKKFAEELFDQLEKFGGYGFNKSHSVAYALVTYQTAYMKANYPTEYMAALLAGDHSKTTDITKYINNAREMGINVLTPDVNESDVSFSVIDDQTIRFGISAMKGVGEGAAENIIQARKNLGGFKEITEFMTNIDTRVLNKKILEALVQGGALDSFGYTRKCLFESMDSLVSFAQKEQERSREGQFSLFGDSGLSYELKLPKDADEWEMEDKLKREKSVTGLFLSGHPLDKYKSHLKSLNSVPIETLDNVKAGNKVEVVGILTSLKIKFTKKKEEFVNFKLEDRTGEIECVAFPKVYQKFKEIIKEDQAVFLKGDLDRIEAGESELRGQIKVNSFEILNDATIEDKMEKALHIKLGDRHRKMPDIIAQLHTLLAAYQGNSQVYFHLISGDEEKKVIRAHNHYSVQPNPELMNRLVTLLGEDTVFESFGDNVRLYGTNGTKQAVKI
- the gatB gene encoding Asp-tRNA(Asn)/Glu-tRNA(Gln) amidotransferase subunit GatB, producing the protein MEYEVIIGLEVHAQLNTDSKVFSDSPSKFGAPPNSQVSSVCLGLPGSLPVLNEEALTKAIMAGLAFGSNITLHTKFDRKNYFYPDLPKGYQISQFDRPICEGGKIFFTVKGEDKPRFVNLTRIHIEEDAGKLIHSADPKIPQSYVDLNRAGTPLIEIVSEPDMRSSDEAYYYLLALKSVLRYIRVSDCNMEEGSLRCDANVSIRPKGSDKFGTRVEIKNLNSFKAVKAAIDYEVEWQRDMYTQGKTFPQQTKLWDSASNVTLTMRTKEMSHDYRYFPDPDLPPVILTKETVEDIRKSLPELPDARRDRFVEKLGLPKYDAEVLTAEREIADYYESALKVSGDAKKTSNWVKDEVLGIVNKESITISEFKVSPERIGGLVKLIADGKISGKIGKTVFEEMLDSDKDPETIVTEKNLIVVRDDKEIERIVDEAIAANEDAVQKYKSGKDRALGAIVGYVMKVSKGKADPNLVNQMLLDKLGPLPPKG
- a CDS encoding ParA family protein is translated as MKQTLCIANQKGGVGKTTTSVHLAVGLARKGERVLLIDLDAQSNATSVFSESSSKNGKDSFLLFSEKVPIRELIIPTRTPGLSLLPASSKLSQIDVLLSGKMDGFFVLKEALETVSNDFDWVVIDCPPSLSLITMNAFVAATGLIVPLQISKFSLDGIEAILEAKNHTVKRFNPDLKILGALLTLFQQRTTMSQTVVPMIEEHLRLFESKIPPSVAVEEAHLLNQSLYEYQPKNKTTKAYQQFTDEVYSFGG
- a CDS encoding GNAT family N-acetyltransferase, which produces MQKENLISLRIASRSDLEELSELFDLYRKFYGFPSNLTGAKKFLEDRLLHKDSVLIVAEGGGSLLGFAQLYPIFSSLSMKRDYILNDLYIRETERRKGTAKKILKEAANHIIEHGGKGMGLETHPDNRHARHLYERFGFKLNEEYLHYYWAVPKEK
- a CDS encoding toxin-antitoxin system YwqK family antitoxin encodes the protein MKFSKFIIFFICQFAFFCESAEKPQGLPAGAKYDKNMNAYILNEPGLARIYYDNGKLYFECPLDENKLYHGLCKSYLRSEEGISSIGKYEHGSKIGDWVWYFADGKPYIKQKFGSQIKDEFAQINGDEGNEEGPYERYYPEGSLEVKGNYKNGQKSDFWQKYFKDGELEYSGYYSKGRKIRTWFYYFPNRQTESVEVFDENGNFLSRTIFSPTGKVLCEVQKKESHCG